The following proteins come from a genomic window of Pelagicoccus sp. SDUM812003:
- a CDS encoding biopolymer transporter ExbD — protein MKIPILALLIVLALTGCSDSGEVKITRHNPDGTTVESSMSQKEFDDFRDHEDEAFHTIAVFIESNGQLRTEEGELDDERFRALLEVETQKPKRVVIDPNSKALVSRVMEIMDMAKTMGVENIQMKMKEER, from the coding sequence ATGAAAATTCCGATTCTAGCTCTTCTGATAGTTCTAGCTCTCACTGGATGTTCCGATAGTGGCGAAGTGAAAATCACACGCCATAACCCTGATGGAACCACAGTTGAGAGCAGCATGAGCCAAAAGGAATTCGATGACTTTAGAGATCACGAGGATGAGGCGTTTCATACGATCGCGGTCTTCATCGAATCAAACGGGCAACTAAGAACAGAAGAAGGAGAATTGGATGACGAACGTTTTCGAGCTCTACTTGAAGTGGAAACCCAGAAGCCCAAAAGAGTTGTGATCGATCCGAATTCTAAAGCTCTAGTAAGTAGAGTTATGGAAATCATGGATATGGCGAAAACAATGGGTGTTGAGAACATCCAGATGAAAATGAAAGAAGAAAGGTAG